In a genomic window of Brassica rapa cultivar Chiifu-401-42 chromosome A10, CAAS_Brap_v3.01, whole genome shotgun sequence:
- the LOC103845473 gene encoding uncharacterized protein LOC103845473 isoform X1, producing the protein MFYFKVMDTEEKPLNPLDSSHGDSAPSDQKAEEGSSSAITEETSANVQQWRRNNLSLQIPSRAANLSPEESVVIKMPPTPSPTPRRVNFSLTSSSPAPTSSSAAPPRTKSSLKNLIPKVGFKPKLSNTDVEKGQGDVSCQEKALISRSLSLSKLFTPRIKRTSSLPVTPIVLLNSESARGGSSVTPQTPSSKGRVQIARSRSVPVNDKEASLKGMDSFFRVIPSTPRVKEGDVLLNASEAVNTETCDADGEDIPEEEAVCRICLVDLCEGGETFKMECSCKGELALAHKDCALKWFTIKGNKTCEVCKQEVKNLPVTLLRIQSIRNSGVPQIDVTGYRVWQEVPVLVIISMLAYFCFLEQLLVEKMGTGAIAISLPFSCILGLLASMTASTMVMRRFVWIYASVQFALVVLFAHVFYSVVELQPVLSVLLSTFAGFGVCICGSSVMVEFVRWKRRWRTRRLEQELNHAQTLPQTLDATTSQHHPNAS; encoded by the exons ATGTTCTATTTTAAAG TGATGGATACTGAAGAGAAGCCTCTTAATCCTCTTGATTCAAGCCATGGTGATTCTGCTCCTTCAGATCAG AAGGCCGAAGAAGGATCCTCCTCTGCTATAACAGAAGAGACTTCTGCAAACGTTCAACAATGGAGACGCAACAATCTCTCCTTGCAGATACCTTCTAGAGCAGCCAATCTCTCTCCTGAAGAATCTGTTGTCATCAAAATGCCTCCAACGCCTAGTCCAACTCCAAGAAGAGTCAACTTCTCTTTGACTTCAAGCTCTCCAGCTCCTACTTCCTCTTCAGCTGCTCCTCCGAGGACTAAATCTTCCCTGAAGAATCTTATCCCAAAAGTTGGCTTCAAACCAAAACTCTCCAACACCGATGTAGAAAAGGGACAAGGGGATGTATCTTGTCAGGAGAAGGCTTTGATATCGAGGTCACTATCACTTTCGAAGCTGTTCACGCCTAGGATCAAGAGAACTTCGTCTCTACCTGTGACTCCCATTGTTCTTTTAAACTCAGAGTCAGCTCGCGGAGGAAGCAGTGTTACTCCTCAAACTCCAAGC AGCAAAGGGAGAGTGCAGATAGCTCGCTCTCGCTCTGTGCCTGTTAACGACAAGGAAGCAAGCTTAAAGGGAATGGATTCATTCTTCAGAGTGATCCCTTCAACTCCTCGTGTTAAAGAAGGAGACGTTTTGTTAAATGCATCAGAGGCTGTTAATACTG AAACATGTGATGCTGATGGAGAAGACATACCGGAGGAAGAAGCAGTTTGTAGGATTTGTTTGGTGGATCTCTGTGAAGGAGGAGAAACTTTTAAAATGGAGTGTAGTTGCAAAGGTGAGCTTGCTCTTGCTCACAAAGACTGTGCTCTTAAATGGTTCACCATAAAGGGTAACAAGACCTGTGAGGTGTGTAAACAAGAAGTCAAGAACTTACCTGTGACACTCTTAAGGATCCAAAGCATTAGAAACTCTGGTGTTCCTCAGATTGATGTCACTGGTTACAg GGTTTGGCAGGAGGTCCCGGTTCTGGTAATCATCAGCATGCTTGCTTACTTTTGTTTCCTGGAGCAGCTATTG GTTGAGAAAATGGGGACGGGTGCAATTGCTATATCGTTGCCGTTTTCTTGTATTCTTGGTCTTCTTGCATCCATGACTGCATCAACCATGG TAATGAGAAGATTTGTTTGGATTTACGCATCTGTTCAGTTTGCTTTGGTTGTTCTCTTCGCCCATGTATTTTATTCCGTG GTGGAGTTGCAACCGGTCCTGTCAGTTCTTTTGTCAACATTTGCTGGATTTGGTGTCTGCATATGCGGAAGTTCAGTGATGGTTGAGTTTGTGAGATGGAAACGAAGATGGCGAACCAGAAGGCTAGAGCAGGAGCTGAACCATGCTCAGACGCTTCCCCAAACGCTGGATGCAACAACCTCTCAGCATCATCCAAATGCCTCCTAG
- the LOC103845474 gene encoding yrdC domain-containing protein, mitochondrial isoform X2, whose translation MNFSTRLAEKLPGILPVPSHPLLRKGAIIPELRFFATASHSRRLRLGLQKNKVWSLQRAELCVVTSLCIVHPATEAYAQEAIEAIKSEKVIAVPTDTLYGFACDACSLEAVNRIYEIKGRKLTSPLAICVGDVLDIKRVATTNHLPHGLLDSLLPGPVTLVLQRVFSKQVSQAFSKSR comes from the exons ATGAACTTCTCCACAAGGCTCGCTGAGAAACTTCCCGGCATCTTACCGGTGCCGTCTCATCCTCTCCTGCGTAAAG GAGCTATCATCCCCGAGTTAAGATTCTTTGCAACTGCTTCCCACAGTAGAAGATTGAGATTGGGGTTGCAGAAGAATAAGGTTTGGAGTTTGCAGAGAGCAGAACTCTGTGTAGTGACAAGTTTATGTATAGTTCATCCAGCAACTGAAGCCTATGCACAAGAAGCTATCGAAGCAATCAAATCCGAGAAAGTCATCGCTGTGCCTACCGATACTCTTTATGGATTCGCCTGTGATGCTTG TTCGTTAGAAGCTGTTAACCGAATCTATGAGATCAAAGGCCGGAAGCTCACAAGCCCTTTAGCCATCTGCGTAGGAGACGTATTGGATATCAAGAGAGTCGCTACAACAAACCACTTACCTCACGGTTTGCTTGATTCTCTCTTGCCCGGTCCAGTCACGCTCGTCCTTCAACGAG TGTTTTCAAAACAGGTGAGTCAAGCATTCTCGAAAAGTCGTTAA
- the LOC103845474 gene encoding yrdC domain-containing protein, mitochondrial isoform X1, protein MNFSTRLAEKLPGILPVPSHPLLRKGAIIPELRFFATASHSRRLRLGLQKNKVWSLQRAELCVVTSLCIVHPATEAYAQEAIEAIKSEKVIAVPTDTLYGFACDACSLEAVNRIYEIKGRKLTSPLAICVGDVLDIKRVATTNHLPHGLLDSLLPGPVTLVLQRGESSILEKSLNPGIDTIGVRVPDSEFIREVSRGSGSVLALTSANLSGDRSSVCVNDFENLWQHCAYVYDGGLLPSGRAGSTIVDLSKVGKYKIIRPGSAKEATVAILEKYLLEEEEDC, encoded by the exons ATGAACTTCTCCACAAGGCTCGCTGAGAAACTTCCCGGCATCTTACCGGTGCCGTCTCATCCTCTCCTGCGTAAAG GAGCTATCATCCCCGAGTTAAGATTCTTTGCAACTGCTTCCCACAGTAGAAGATTGAGATTGGGGTTGCAGAAGAATAAGGTTTGGAGTTTGCAGAGAGCAGAACTCTGTGTAGTGACAAGTTTATGTATAGTTCATCCAGCAACTGAAGCCTATGCACAAGAAGCTATCGAAGCAATCAAATCCGAGAAAGTCATCGCTGTGCCTACCGATACTCTTTATGGATTCGCCTGTGATGCTTG TTCGTTAGAAGCTGTTAACCGAATCTATGAGATCAAAGGCCGGAAGCTCACAAGCCCTTTAGCCATCTGCGTAGGAGACGTATTGGATATCAAGAGAGTCGCTACAACAAACCACTTACCTCACGGTTTGCTTGATTCTCTCTTGCCCGGTCCAGTCACGCTCGTCCTTCAACGAG GTGAGTCAAGCATTCTCGAAAAGTCGTTAAACCCGGGGATTGATACTATTGGAGTCCGTGTTCCGGACAGTGAGTTCATTAGAGAAGTATCGAGAGGTTCGGGGAGTGTTTTGGCTCTTACGAGTGCTAATCTAAGCGGTGATAGAAGCAGCGTTTGCGTGAATGATTTTGAGAATCTTTGGCAGCACTGTGCTTATGTCTATGATGGTGGTTTGCTTCCGTCGGGTCGTGCGGGGTCAACGATAGTTGATTTGAGTAAAGTGGGGAAGTATAAGATCATTAGACCTGGAAG TGCGAAGGAAGCAACAGTGGCAATTCTTGAGAAGTATTTGctggaagaggaagaagattgtTAA
- the LOC103845475 gene encoding 4-hydroxy-3-methylbut-2-en-1-yl diphosphate synthase (ferredoxin), chloroplastic — protein sequence MATGVLPAPFSGVKISDSKLGFGKSLNIVRICDLRSLRSARRRVSVIRSSNQGSDLAELQPASEGSPLLVPRQKYCESLHKTVRRKTRTVMVGDVALGSEHPIRIQTMTTSDTKDIAATVDEVMRIADKGADIVRITVQGKKEADACFEIKDKLVQLNYNIPLVADIHFAPAVALRVAECFDKIRVNPGNFADRRAQFETIEYTEDEYQKELQHIEQVFTPLVEKCKKYGRAMRIGTNHGSLSDRIMSYYGDSPRGMVESAFEFARICRKLDYHNFVFSMKASNPVIMVQAYRLLVAEMYVHGWDYPLHLGVTEAGEGEDGRMKSAIGIGTLLQDGLGDTIRVSLTEPPEEEIDPCKRLANLGTKAAELQQGVAPFEEKHRHYFDFQRRTGDLPVQKEGEEVDYRNVLHRDGSVLMTVSLDQLKAPELLYRSLATKLVVGMPFKDLATVDSILLRELPPVDDHVARLALKRLIDVSMGVIAPLSEQLTKPLPNAMVLVNLKELSGGAYKLLPEGTRLVVSVRGDEPYEELEVLKSIDATMILHDVPFNEDNVSRVHAARRLFEFLSENSVNFPVIHHINFPTGIHRDELVIHAGTYAGALLVDGLGDGVMLEAPDQDFEFLRNTSFNLLQGCRMRNTKTEYVSCPSCGRTLFDLQEISAEIREKTSHLPGVSIAIMGCIVNGPGEMADADFGYVGGSPGKIDLYVGKTVVKRGIAMSEATDALIGLIKEHGRWVDPPVADE from the exons ATGGCGACTGGGGTATTGCCAGCTCCGTTCTCCGGGGTCAAGATCTCGGATTCGAAACTCGGCTTTGGTAAAAGCTTGAATATTGTGAGAATTTGTGATTTGAGAAGCCTAAGATCTGCTAGGAGAAGAGTTTCAGTGATCCGGAGTTCGAATCAAGGCTCTGATCTAGCCGAGCTTCAACCTGCTTCAGAAGGAAGCCCTCTCTTAG TGCCAAGACAGAAGTATTGCGAGTCATTGCATAAGACGGTGAGAAGGAAGACTCGTACTGTCATGGTTGGAGATGTCGCACTTGGCAGCGAACATCCCATAAGGATCCAAACCATGACTACATCCGATACAAAGGATATTGCTGCAACTGTTGACGAG GTAATGAGAATAGCTGATAAAGGAGCGGACATTGTGAGAATCACTGTTCAAGGGAAGAAAGAGGCAGATGCATGCTTTGAAATCAAAGATAAACTTGTTCAGCTTAA TTATAACATACCGCTTGTTGCGGATATTCATTTTGCTCCTGCTGTAGCGTTGCGTGTAGCTGAATGCTTTGACAAGATCCGCGTCAACCCCGGAAACTTTG CGGACAGACGGGCACAGTTTGAGACAATAGAGTACACAGAAGATGAATACCAGAAAGAACTTCAGCATATCGAGCAG GTCTTCACTCCTTTAGTTGAGAAATGCAAAAAGTATGGGAGAGCAATGCGTATAGGGACAAACCACGGAAGTCTTTCTGACCGTATCATGAGCTACTATGGTGACTCTCCACGTGGAATG GTTGAATCAGCGTTTGAGTTTGCACGGATATGCCGGAAACTAGACTACCACAACTTCGTTTTCTCGATGAAAGCTAGCAACCCGGTGATCATGGTCCAGGCCTACCGTCTACTAGTGGCGGAGATGTATGTTCATGGATGGGATTATCCTCTGCATTTGGGAGTCACTGAGGCAGGTGAAGGTGAAGATGGACGGATGAAGTCTGCTATCGGAATCGGGACGCTTCTTCAG GATGGACTAGGTGACACGATAAGAGTTTCGCTGACTGAGCCACCAGAAGAGGAGATTGATCCTTGTAAGCGATTGGCCAACCTGGGAACAAAAGCTGCTGAGCTTCAACAAGGCGTT GCACCGTTTGAAGAAAAGCATAGGCATTACTTTGATTTTCAGCGTAGGACTGGTGATCTACCTGTACAAAAAGAG GGAGAAGAGGTTGATTACAGAAACGTACTTCACCGTGATGGTTCTGTTCTGATGACGGTTTCTCTAGATCAACTAAAG GCACCTGAACTCCTCTACAGATCGCTTGCTACAAAGCTTGTTGTGGGCATGCCATTCAAG GATCTGGCAACGGTTGATTCCATCTTACTTAGAGAGCTACCACCTGTGGATGATCACGTGGCT CGTTTGGCTCTTAAACGGTTGATCGATGTAAGTATGGGAGTCATAGCACCTTTATCAGAGCAGCTCACAAAGCCATTGCCCAATGCAATGGTTCTTGTCAACCTCAAGGAACTATCTGGTGGTGCTTACAAGCTTCTCCCTGAAG GTACACGCTTGGTTGTCTCTGTACGAGGTGATGAGCCATACGAGGAGCTTGAAGTACTCAAGAGCATCGATGCTACTATGATTCTACATGATGTACCCTTCAATGAAGACAATGTTAGCAGAGTACATGCAGCTCGGAg ACTTTTCGAGTTCCTATCAGAGAATTCAGTTAACTTCCCCGTCATTCACCACATTAACTTCCCAACAGGGATTCACAG GGACGAGTTGGTGATCCACGCAGGGACATACGCAGGAGCACTTCTAGTGGATGGACTTGGAGACGGTGTGATGCTAGAAGCACCTGATCAGGACTTCGAGTTCCTTAGGAACACTTCTTTCAACTTGTTACAAGGCTGCAGGATGCGTAACACCAAGACG GAATACGTATCGTGCCCTTCTTGTGGAAGAACTCTGTTCGACTTGCAAGAAATCAGCGCTGAGATCAGAGAAAAGACTTCACATTTGCCTGGCGTTTCG ATTGCAATAATGGGATGCATTGTGAATGGACCTGGAGAAATGGCTGATGCTGATTTCGGTTATGTAGGCGGTTCTCCCGGAAAAATCGACCTTTACGTTGGAAAG ACGGTGGTGAAGCGTGGGATTGCCATGTCGGAGGCAACTGATGCTCTGATCGGTCTGATCAAAGAACATGGTCGCTGGGTGGACCCACCGGTTGCTGATGAATAG
- the LOC103845473 gene encoding uncharacterized protein LOC103845473 isoform X3 encodes MDTEEKPLNPLDSSHGDSAPSDQKAEEGSSSAITEETSANVQQWRRNNLSLQIPSRAANLSPEESVVIKMPPTPSPTPRRVNFSLTSSSPAPTSSSAAPPRTKSSLKNLIPKVGFKPKLSNTDVEKGQGDVSCQEKALISRSLSLSKLFTPRIKRTSSLPVTPIVLLNSESARGGSSVTPQTPSSKGRVQIARSRSVPVNDKEASLKGMDSFFRVIPSTPRVKEGDVLLNASEAVNTETCDADGEDIPEEEAVCRICLVDLCEGGETFKMECSCKGELALAHKDCALKWFTIKGNKTCEVCKQEVKNLPVTLLRIQSIRNSGVPQIDVTGYRVWQEVPVLVIISMLAYFCFLEQLLVEKMGTGAIAISLPFSCILGLLASMTASTMVMRRFVWIYASVQFALVVLFAHVFYSVVELQPVLSVLLSTFAGFGVCICGSSVMVEFVRWKRRWRTRRLEQELNHAQTLPQTLDATTSQHHPNAS; translated from the exons ATGGATACTGAAGAGAAGCCTCTTAATCCTCTTGATTCAAGCCATGGTGATTCTGCTCCTTCAGATCAG AAGGCCGAAGAAGGATCCTCCTCTGCTATAACAGAAGAGACTTCTGCAAACGTTCAACAATGGAGACGCAACAATCTCTCCTTGCAGATACCTTCTAGAGCAGCCAATCTCTCTCCTGAAGAATCTGTTGTCATCAAAATGCCTCCAACGCCTAGTCCAACTCCAAGAAGAGTCAACTTCTCTTTGACTTCAAGCTCTCCAGCTCCTACTTCCTCTTCAGCTGCTCCTCCGAGGACTAAATCTTCCCTGAAGAATCTTATCCCAAAAGTTGGCTTCAAACCAAAACTCTCCAACACCGATGTAGAAAAGGGACAAGGGGATGTATCTTGTCAGGAGAAGGCTTTGATATCGAGGTCACTATCACTTTCGAAGCTGTTCACGCCTAGGATCAAGAGAACTTCGTCTCTACCTGTGACTCCCATTGTTCTTTTAAACTCAGAGTCAGCTCGCGGAGGAAGCAGTGTTACTCCTCAAACTCCAAGC AGCAAAGGGAGAGTGCAGATAGCTCGCTCTCGCTCTGTGCCTGTTAACGACAAGGAAGCAAGCTTAAAGGGAATGGATTCATTCTTCAGAGTGATCCCTTCAACTCCTCGTGTTAAAGAAGGAGACGTTTTGTTAAATGCATCAGAGGCTGTTAATACTG AAACATGTGATGCTGATGGAGAAGACATACCGGAGGAAGAAGCAGTTTGTAGGATTTGTTTGGTGGATCTCTGTGAAGGAGGAGAAACTTTTAAAATGGAGTGTAGTTGCAAAGGTGAGCTTGCTCTTGCTCACAAAGACTGTGCTCTTAAATGGTTCACCATAAAGGGTAACAAGACCTGTGAGGTGTGTAAACAAGAAGTCAAGAACTTACCTGTGACACTCTTAAGGATCCAAAGCATTAGAAACTCTGGTGTTCCTCAGATTGATGTCACTGGTTACAg GGTTTGGCAGGAGGTCCCGGTTCTGGTAATCATCAGCATGCTTGCTTACTTTTGTTTCCTGGAGCAGCTATTG GTTGAGAAAATGGGGACGGGTGCAATTGCTATATCGTTGCCGTTTTCTTGTATTCTTGGTCTTCTTGCATCCATGACTGCATCAACCATGG TAATGAGAAGATTTGTTTGGATTTACGCATCTGTTCAGTTTGCTTTGGTTGTTCTCTTCGCCCATGTATTTTATTCCGTG GTGGAGTTGCAACCGGTCCTGTCAGTTCTTTTGTCAACATTTGCTGGATTTGGTGTCTGCATATGCGGAAGTTCAGTGATGGTTGAGTTTGTGAGATGGAAACGAAGATGGCGAACCAGAAGGCTAGAGCAGGAGCTGAACCATGCTCAGACGCTTCCCCAAACGCTGGATGCAACAACCTCTCAGCATCATCCAAATGCCTCCTAG
- the LOC103845473 gene encoding uncharacterized protein LOC103845473 isoform X4: protein MDTEEKPLNPLDSSHGDSAPSDQAEEGSSSAITEETSANVQQWRRNNLSLQIPSRAANLSPEESVVIKMPPTPSPTPRRVNFSLTSSSPAPTSSSAAPPRTKSSLKNLIPKVGFKPKLSNTDVEKGQGDVSCQEKALISRSLSLSKLFTPRIKRTSSLPVTPIVLLNSESARGGSSVTPQTPSSKGRVQIARSRSVPVNDKEASLKGMDSFFRVIPSTPRVKEGDVLLNASEAVNTETCDADGEDIPEEEAVCRICLVDLCEGGETFKMECSCKGELALAHKDCALKWFTIKGNKTCEVCKQEVKNLPVTLLRIQSIRNSGVPQIDVTGYRVWQEVPVLVIISMLAYFCFLEQLLVEKMGTGAIAISLPFSCILGLLASMTASTMVMRRFVWIYASVQFALVVLFAHVFYSVVELQPVLSVLLSTFAGFGVCICGSSVMVEFVRWKRRWRTRRLEQELNHAQTLPQTLDATTSQHHPNAS from the exons ATGGATACTGAAGAGAAGCCTCTTAATCCTCTTGATTCAAGCCATGGTGATTCTGCTCCTTCAGATCAG GCCGAAGAAGGATCCTCCTCTGCTATAACAGAAGAGACTTCTGCAAACGTTCAACAATGGAGACGCAACAATCTCTCCTTGCAGATACCTTCTAGAGCAGCCAATCTCTCTCCTGAAGAATCTGTTGTCATCAAAATGCCTCCAACGCCTAGTCCAACTCCAAGAAGAGTCAACTTCTCTTTGACTTCAAGCTCTCCAGCTCCTACTTCCTCTTCAGCTGCTCCTCCGAGGACTAAATCTTCCCTGAAGAATCTTATCCCAAAAGTTGGCTTCAAACCAAAACTCTCCAACACCGATGTAGAAAAGGGACAAGGGGATGTATCTTGTCAGGAGAAGGCTTTGATATCGAGGTCACTATCACTTTCGAAGCTGTTCACGCCTAGGATCAAGAGAACTTCGTCTCTACCTGTGACTCCCATTGTTCTTTTAAACTCAGAGTCAGCTCGCGGAGGAAGCAGTGTTACTCCTCAAACTCCAAGC AGCAAAGGGAGAGTGCAGATAGCTCGCTCTCGCTCTGTGCCTGTTAACGACAAGGAAGCAAGCTTAAAGGGAATGGATTCATTCTTCAGAGTGATCCCTTCAACTCCTCGTGTTAAAGAAGGAGACGTTTTGTTAAATGCATCAGAGGCTGTTAATACTG AAACATGTGATGCTGATGGAGAAGACATACCGGAGGAAGAAGCAGTTTGTAGGATTTGTTTGGTGGATCTCTGTGAAGGAGGAGAAACTTTTAAAATGGAGTGTAGTTGCAAAGGTGAGCTTGCTCTTGCTCACAAAGACTGTGCTCTTAAATGGTTCACCATAAAGGGTAACAAGACCTGTGAGGTGTGTAAACAAGAAGTCAAGAACTTACCTGTGACACTCTTAAGGATCCAAAGCATTAGAAACTCTGGTGTTCCTCAGATTGATGTCACTGGTTACAg GGTTTGGCAGGAGGTCCCGGTTCTGGTAATCATCAGCATGCTTGCTTACTTTTGTTTCCTGGAGCAGCTATTG GTTGAGAAAATGGGGACGGGTGCAATTGCTATATCGTTGCCGTTTTCTTGTATTCTTGGTCTTCTTGCATCCATGACTGCATCAACCATGG TAATGAGAAGATTTGTTTGGATTTACGCATCTGTTCAGTTTGCTTTGGTTGTTCTCTTCGCCCATGTATTTTATTCCGTG GTGGAGTTGCAACCGGTCCTGTCAGTTCTTTTGTCAACATTTGCTGGATTTGGTGTCTGCATATGCGGAAGTTCAGTGATGGTTGAGTTTGTGAGATGGAAACGAAGATGGCGAACCAGAAGGCTAGAGCAGGAGCTGAACCATGCTCAGACGCTTCCCCAAACGCTGGATGCAACAACCTCTCAGCATCATCCAAATGCCTCCTAG
- the LOC103845473 gene encoding uncharacterized protein LOC103845473 isoform X2 → MFYFKVMDTEEKPLNPLDSSHGDSAPSDQAEEGSSSAITEETSANVQQWRRNNLSLQIPSRAANLSPEESVVIKMPPTPSPTPRRVNFSLTSSSPAPTSSSAAPPRTKSSLKNLIPKVGFKPKLSNTDVEKGQGDVSCQEKALISRSLSLSKLFTPRIKRTSSLPVTPIVLLNSESARGGSSVTPQTPSSKGRVQIARSRSVPVNDKEASLKGMDSFFRVIPSTPRVKEGDVLLNASEAVNTETCDADGEDIPEEEAVCRICLVDLCEGGETFKMECSCKGELALAHKDCALKWFTIKGNKTCEVCKQEVKNLPVTLLRIQSIRNSGVPQIDVTGYRVWQEVPVLVIISMLAYFCFLEQLLVEKMGTGAIAISLPFSCILGLLASMTASTMVMRRFVWIYASVQFALVVLFAHVFYSVVELQPVLSVLLSTFAGFGVCICGSSVMVEFVRWKRRWRTRRLEQELNHAQTLPQTLDATTSQHHPNAS, encoded by the exons ATGTTCTATTTTAAAG TGATGGATACTGAAGAGAAGCCTCTTAATCCTCTTGATTCAAGCCATGGTGATTCTGCTCCTTCAGATCAG GCCGAAGAAGGATCCTCCTCTGCTATAACAGAAGAGACTTCTGCAAACGTTCAACAATGGAGACGCAACAATCTCTCCTTGCAGATACCTTCTAGAGCAGCCAATCTCTCTCCTGAAGAATCTGTTGTCATCAAAATGCCTCCAACGCCTAGTCCAACTCCAAGAAGAGTCAACTTCTCTTTGACTTCAAGCTCTCCAGCTCCTACTTCCTCTTCAGCTGCTCCTCCGAGGACTAAATCTTCCCTGAAGAATCTTATCCCAAAAGTTGGCTTCAAACCAAAACTCTCCAACACCGATGTAGAAAAGGGACAAGGGGATGTATCTTGTCAGGAGAAGGCTTTGATATCGAGGTCACTATCACTTTCGAAGCTGTTCACGCCTAGGATCAAGAGAACTTCGTCTCTACCTGTGACTCCCATTGTTCTTTTAAACTCAGAGTCAGCTCGCGGAGGAAGCAGTGTTACTCCTCAAACTCCAAGC AGCAAAGGGAGAGTGCAGATAGCTCGCTCTCGCTCTGTGCCTGTTAACGACAAGGAAGCAAGCTTAAAGGGAATGGATTCATTCTTCAGAGTGATCCCTTCAACTCCTCGTGTTAAAGAAGGAGACGTTTTGTTAAATGCATCAGAGGCTGTTAATACTG AAACATGTGATGCTGATGGAGAAGACATACCGGAGGAAGAAGCAGTTTGTAGGATTTGTTTGGTGGATCTCTGTGAAGGAGGAGAAACTTTTAAAATGGAGTGTAGTTGCAAAGGTGAGCTTGCTCTTGCTCACAAAGACTGTGCTCTTAAATGGTTCACCATAAAGGGTAACAAGACCTGTGAGGTGTGTAAACAAGAAGTCAAGAACTTACCTGTGACACTCTTAAGGATCCAAAGCATTAGAAACTCTGGTGTTCCTCAGATTGATGTCACTGGTTACAg GGTTTGGCAGGAGGTCCCGGTTCTGGTAATCATCAGCATGCTTGCTTACTTTTGTTTCCTGGAGCAGCTATTG GTTGAGAAAATGGGGACGGGTGCAATTGCTATATCGTTGCCGTTTTCTTGTATTCTTGGTCTTCTTGCATCCATGACTGCATCAACCATGG TAATGAGAAGATTTGTTTGGATTTACGCATCTGTTCAGTTTGCTTTGGTTGTTCTCTTCGCCCATGTATTTTATTCCGTG GTGGAGTTGCAACCGGTCCTGTCAGTTCTTTTGTCAACATTTGCTGGATTTGGTGTCTGCATATGCGGAAGTTCAGTGATGGTTGAGTTTGTGAGATGGAAACGAAGATGGCGAACCAGAAGGCTAGAGCAGGAGCTGAACCATGCTCAGACGCTTCCCCAAACGCTGGATGCAACAACCTCTCAGCATCATCCAAATGCCTCCTAG